The Candidatus Nitrosotenuis cloacae genome contains a region encoding:
- a CDS encoding SHOCT domain-containing protein, translated as MTDFCECPVCNCKNEIYRLPILDEVQFVGLVEGKPYGRLRLRMCKDCLEENHQNSKQSSVEILKNRLARGEISVHEFDQLKKKLLE; from the coding sequence TTGACAGATTTCTGTGAATGTCCTGTATGTAATTGTAAAAACGAAATTTACAGATTACCAATACTTGATGAAGTACAGTTTGTAGGACTTGTTGAAGGGAAACCCTATGGTAGACTGAGACTTCGAATGTGTAAAGACTGTTTAGAAGAAAATCATCAGAATTCTAAACAATCATCAGTTGAAATATTAAAAAACAGGCTAGCCAGAGGTGAAATATCAGTTCACGAGTTTGATCAATTAAAGAAAAAACTACTAGAATAA
- a CDS encoding endonuclease/exonuclease/phosphatase family protein: MDVRIATFNCENLFARFKFSSNADPGKAVKDGWSVDKTKFDILKPVEKKLTGKAILETGADIIALQEVENLDTLRKFRTDYLGGRKRFPYCIAIDGNDPRRIDVALLSRYPIENIATHVDEYDSSARSYEFSRDCLECDAVLPNSKRIRFFINHLKSMLDKKDPCNGRENTRKRRQRQAERVKEIVSEEMNPDKDHFVILGDFNDYPEDDSHGKSAIMDLVGWSKVENVLERLPEQERWTHYYKGTKKCGNLDSYKQIDYILISKSLAKANPDAVPTVIRKGITTDAKRYTGARFAGVGAKTAASDHCPVSISLNV, translated from the coding sequence ATGGATGTACGAATAGCTACATTCAACTGCGAGAATCTTTTTGCGCGATTCAAATTCAGCTCAAACGCAGACCCAGGCAAGGCAGTAAAGGACGGGTGGTCGGTGGACAAGACAAAGTTCGACATTCTCAAGCCGGTGGAAAAAAAGCTTACCGGCAAGGCAATACTTGAGACAGGGGCGGACATAATAGCCCTGCAGGAGGTTGAGAATCTTGATACTCTGAGAAAGTTTCGGACCGATTATCTGGGCGGAAGGAAGCGGTTCCCGTATTGCATAGCAATAGACGGCAACGACCCAAGAAGGATAGATGTCGCCCTGCTAAGCAGGTACCCAATTGAGAACATTGCGACGCATGTAGACGAGTATGATTCGTCGGCAAGGTCGTACGAGTTCTCAAGGGACTGCCTAGAGTGCGACGCAGTGTTGCCCAATTCAAAGAGGATCAGGTTTTTCATAAACCACCTCAAGTCGATGCTTGACAAAAAAGACCCCTGCAATGGCAGGGAAAACACCAGAAAAAGGCGGCAGAGGCAGGCAGAAAGGGTCAAGGAAATAGTGTCAGAAGAGATGAATCCTGACAAGGACCATTTTGTCATTCTTGGCGATTTTAACGACTATCCTGAGGACGATTCCCATGGCAAGTCCGCAATAATGGACCTAGTAGGGTGGAGCAAGGTCGAAAACGTGCTGGAGAGGCTGCCTGAGCAAGAGAGGTGGACGCATTATTACAAGGGAACCAAGAAATGCGGAAACCTTGACTCTTACAAGCAGATTGACTACATCCTGATTTCAAAATCGCTTGCAAAGGCAAATCCCGATGCAGTGCCCACAGTCATAAGAAAGGGCATCACCACAGATGCGAAAAGGTACACCGGTGCAAGATTTGCAGGCGTCGGCGCAAAAACAGCAGCATCGGATCACTGCCCGGTTTCAATATCGCTAAACGTGTGA
- a CDS encoding Fic family protein, with translation MTQYAELPSRIQQRIAEKKQKLAAMGALSPQKIKKISERMQIDFVYNSNKIEGSTLSRGETELVLQGMTIGKKSIPDALRGKDLGDILVAQNHAGAISLIKKIAFDKLYQVTESDIKKIHGTVMKGVIASAGQYRNHDIEVKGAGFTPPLFHDIQKHMGDLLSTLNNNPDELRPIELAAQIHYDFAWIHPFEDGNGRMSRLLLNLVLVRNGYPFVVIKSVDKPQYLRALRKMDVSGNFDPFLIYVSRCIEQTLDLYLMPQKPSKKEEFLSLAKLSKGTPYSAEYLSLLVRKGRIDAVKEGKTWKSTKKIIDIYVKEQKDK, from the coding sequence ATGACACAATATGCGGAACTTCCTTCTCGTATACAGCAAAGGATCGCCGAAAAAAAGCAAAAGCTGGCCGCAATGGGCGCGCTTTCGCCGCAAAAAATCAAGAAAATCAGCGAACGCATGCAAATTGATTTTGTTTACAACAGCAACAAGATAGAGGGCAGCACGCTTTCCAGGGGTGAGACCGAGCTGGTACTGCAGGGAATGACAATAGGAAAGAAGAGCATTCCGGATGCATTACGTGGAAAGGATCTTGGAGACATTCTGGTTGCACAAAACCATGCTGGGGCAATTTCACTAATTAAAAAAATTGCATTTGATAAACTATATCAAGTAACAGAATCAGACATCAAAAAAATTCACGGAACTGTAATGAAAGGCGTGATTGCAAGTGCTGGACAATATAGAAATCATGACATTGAAGTAAAAGGTGCTGGCTTTACCCCTCCGTTATTCCATGACATTCAAAAACACATGGGAGATCTGCTGAGCACATTAAACAATAATCCTGATGAATTGCGACCAATTGAATTGGCTGCACAAATCCACTATGATTTTGCGTGGATTCATCCATTTGAGGATGGAAATGGAAGAATGTCCCGATTACTATTGAACTTAGTTCTGGTGCGAAACGGATATCCGTTTGTTGTAATCAAAAGCGTCGACAAGCCGCAATACCTTAGAGCATTGCGAAAAATGGACGTTTCTGGCAATTTTGACCCGTTTTTGATTTATGTATCTAGGTGCATTGAACAAACATTGGATCTTTATCTGATGCCACAAAAACCCTCAAAGAAAGAGGAATTTTTGTCTCTTGCAAAGTTATCTAAAGGAACCCCTTATTCTGCTGAATATTTGAGCCTGCTTGTAAGGAAGGGACGCATTGATGCCGTAAAAGAAGGCAAAACCTGGAAGAGTACAAAGAAAATCATCGACATTTATGTTAAAGAACAAAAAGACAAATAG